One part of the Bdellovibrio sp. KM01 genome encodes these proteins:
- a CDS encoding serine protease: MKLIISLLAVMTVAATAHALPLPGAHQLVSLPENFTAQYNFEGIVGLDNCSGSLIRLENSRDTDNALVLTNGHCLETGFPKPGTYVYGKPSRRTFRLFNAGMEVVGRLNATTIVYSSMTKTDMTIYKLAETYAEIKSKYSVNPLLLASQRPVEKTQIEVISGYWKRGYSCEIEAFIPYLEEAGFTWQDSIRYSRPGCQVIGGTSGSPIVQKDTRTVIGVNNTGSDSGEMCTMNNPCEIDQNGHKKAYRGYSYGEQTFWVYSCLNQYNELDVNVAGCQLHH, translated from the coding sequence ATGAAACTTATTATTTCTTTACTAGCTGTAATGACAGTAGCGGCAACTGCCCACGCATTGCCACTTCCGGGCGCACACCAATTGGTGTCTTTGCCGGAAAATTTCACAGCCCAATACAACTTCGAGGGGATTGTTGGATTGGATAACTGTTCTGGATCTTTGATTCGTTTGGAAAACTCACGCGACACAGATAACGCTTTGGTTTTGACGAATGGTCACTGCTTGGAAACTGGATTTCCAAAACCAGGAACTTACGTTTACGGTAAACCAAGCCGTCGTACTTTCAGACTGTTCAACGCAGGTATGGAAGTTGTAGGTCGTTTGAATGCGACGACGATCGTGTACTCTTCAATGACTAAAACAGATATGACGATTTACAAATTGGCAGAAACGTATGCTGAAATTAAATCCAAATACTCTGTGAATCCATTGTTGCTGGCTTCTCAACGTCCAGTTGAAAAAACGCAAATTGAAGTGATCTCTGGATACTGGAAACGTGGTTACTCTTGTGAAATCGAAGCATTCATTCCTTACTTGGAAGAAGCAGGCTTCACTTGGCAGGATTCTATCCGCTATTCACGCCCTGGTTGCCAGGTGATCGGTGGAACTTCAGGTTCTCCAATCGTACAAAAAGACACTCGCACAGTCATCGGAGTTAACAACACGGGGAGCGATTCTGGCGAAATGTGTACAATGAATAACCCATGTGAGATCGACCAGAACGGTCATAAAAAGGCTTACCGTGGTTATTCTTATGGCGAGCAAACTTTCTGGGTTTACTCGTGCTTGAATCAGTACAATGAACTAGATGTGAACGTAGCTGGTTGCCAGCTTCATCACTAA
- a CDS encoding YqjD family protein, with translation MAETSRDLMNDIKSTGRQAVETGKSIYGDAKSEVKSQINEAKSELRSEWGDRYETIKTKAQDALETSEDWVKDHPLATVLGACAVGFVAGLIARRRH, from the coding sequence ATGGCTGAAACATCAAGAGACCTTATGAATGATATCAAATCCACTGGCAGACAAGCAGTTGAAACAGGTAAAAGCATTTACGGAGATGCAAAATCCGAAGTGAAATCCCAGATCAACGAAGCGAAATCTGAGTTAAGAAGTGAGTGGGGCGATCGCTATGAAACTATCAAAACCAAAGCTCAAGACGCTTTGGAAACTTCCGAAGACTGGGTGAAGGATCATCCACTCGCAACAGTCCTAGGCGCTTGCGCTGTGGGATTTGTGGCGGGCTTGATCGCACGTCGTCGTCACTAA
- a CDS encoding DegT/DnrJ/EryC1/StrS aminotransferase family protein: MSIQQVPFITLNRFEPGFRDEFLAGVANLFDKTQFVGGPIVGEMEANLATYTKSKHAIGCANGTDAIQIALRAVGVEKNDKVLVPDMTFWATFEAVVNVGANPVTVDVNKEFCHWDLATFKKAVEQFKPKAAIMVHLYGWVTPETLEIRKFAKDNGVVLIEDGAQCFGTEISGQSVLGTAEISTTSFYPAKVLGASGDAGAIFTANDTYAKNCRTLINHGRTDHYSHGMIGWNSRIGAYESLFLNMSLKHIDARIKSRMNAVKFYEESLKGLPLKPVRAASTVTENGYCAVAMIDPKLRPALIENLKKANVGYGTIYPGAMSMQSGAQNHLAGKIDNGNAHYISQAVLNLPCFAYITPEELQYVVDVVKKSF, from the coding sequence ATGAGCATTCAACAAGTTCCATTTATTACTTTGAACCGTTTTGAACCTGGTTTCCGCGATGAGTTTTTGGCAGGTGTTGCTAATCTTTTTGATAAAACTCAATTCGTAGGCGGTCCAATTGTTGGCGAGATGGAAGCAAATCTTGCGACTTACACCAAATCAAAACACGCTATCGGTTGCGCTAACGGAACAGATGCGATTCAAATCGCCCTTCGCGCAGTGGGGGTTGAAAAGAACGATAAAGTTCTGGTTCCAGACATGACTTTCTGGGCAACATTCGAAGCGGTTGTGAACGTGGGTGCCAACCCTGTGACTGTGGATGTGAATAAAGAATTCTGCCACTGGGATCTGGCGACTTTCAAAAAAGCAGTTGAGCAATTTAAACCAAAAGCTGCCATCATGGTTCACCTTTATGGTTGGGTTACTCCAGAAACTTTGGAAATCAGAAAATTCGCAAAAGACAACGGCGTTGTTTTGATCGAAGACGGTGCTCAATGTTTTGGCACAGAAATTTCTGGCCAATCTGTTTTGGGAACTGCCGAAATTTCCACGACGAGCTTTTACCCAGCAAAAGTTTTGGGTGCTTCAGGTGATGCGGGCGCGATCTTCACCGCAAACGACACTTACGCTAAAAACTGCCGCACTTTGATCAACCACGGTCGTACGGATCACTACTCTCATGGTATGATCGGTTGGAATTCCCGTATCGGTGCTTACGAATCATTGTTTTTGAACATGTCTTTGAAACACATCGACGCTCGTATCAAATCTCGTATGAACGCTGTTAAATTCTATGAAGAGTCGTTGAAAGGCTTGCCACTAAAACCAGTTCGCGCGGCTTCCACTGTGACTGAGAACGGTTACTGTGCAGTGGCGATGATCGATCCAAAACTTCGTCCGGCTTTGATCGAGAACTTGAAAAAAGCCAACGTAGGCTACGGAACTATTTACCCAGGCGCGATGAGCATGCAATCTGGCGCTCAAAACCATTTGGCAGGTAAAATTGACAATGGCAACGCTCACTACATCTCTCAAGCTGTATTGAACCTTCCATGTTTTGCGTATATCACTCCAGAAGAACTTCAATACGTTGTCGACGTGGTTAAGAAAAGCTTCTAG
- a CDS encoding SDR family oxidoreductase: MSSFTRTLFRNIGLGLLAGYGYSVIRDQLRYRSLKNSVVVISGGSRGLGLVMAKEFARQGASLALLARDKAELERGQKIVELAVPGASVLILECDCTKPNQVDNAISEVMKTFGQIDVVVNNAGVISTAPFENTTKKDFEDSLDTHFWAPFYMNRACLPHLKVGARIVNISSVGGLLPVPHHAAYCTGKFALRGYSQSLRLELMKKGIYVTTVCPGLMRTGSARNARVKGQFKKEHAWFSLMASAPLITISAEKAAKRIVAATKTGQAEISVTLTSKLGSLVNAHFPGFYADLGSLANLLLPNPTEDIRTTKDGKDAESFISPSFLTSMGDRAAEQNNEIPPQTDQLH; the protein is encoded by the coding sequence ATGAGCTCATTTACACGAACACTCTTCAGAAACATCGGCTTGGGACTCTTAGCTGGATATGGTTACTCGGTGATTCGCGATCAATTGCGCTATCGCTCTCTTAAAAACTCAGTGGTGGTGATCTCCGGCGGCTCACGGGGATTAGGATTGGTGATGGCTAAAGAGTTTGCCCGCCAGGGAGCCTCACTGGCTCTCCTCGCCCGCGACAAGGCAGAACTGGAGCGCGGTCAGAAAATTGTCGAGCTCGCGGTGCCGGGTGCCAGTGTTTTGATCCTGGAGTGCGATTGCACAAAGCCAAATCAAGTGGACAACGCAATCAGTGAAGTCATGAAAACATTTGGACAGATTGACGTGGTCGTTAACAATGCCGGAGTCATCTCGACCGCTCCGTTTGAAAATACCACAAAAAAAGATTTCGAAGATTCTCTGGACACCCATTTCTGGGCTCCGTTCTATATGAACCGGGCTTGCCTGCCTCATCTTAAAGTCGGTGCTCGCATCGTGAATATTTCTTCAGTGGGCGGATTGCTTCCTGTGCCCCATCATGCGGCCTATTGCACAGGGAAATTTGCTCTGCGCGGATATTCGCAAAGTCTAAGACTGGAGTTAATGAAAAAGGGAATCTATGTAACGACCGTTTGCCCAGGCCTGATGCGTACGGGTTCTGCCCGGAATGCACGAGTGAAGGGGCAATTTAAGAAAGAACACGCGTGGTTCTCCCTAATGGCCTCGGCCCCACTCATCACTATCAGTGCCGAAAAAGCCGCAAAACGAATCGTAGCCGCGACCAAAACAGGACAAGCTGAAATCAGCGTCACTCTGACTTCCAAATTGGGATCTCTAGTGAACGCCCACTTCCCTGGCTTTTATGCAGACCTGGGATCTTTAGCGAATCTCCTGCTTCCCAATCCTACGGAAGATATCAGAACGACTAAAGACGGAAAGGATGCTGAGTCCTTCATATCACCATCCTTCCTGACCTCCATGGGAGACCGGGCGGCTGAACAAAACAACGAAATACCACCACAAACAGATCAGTTGCATTGA
- a CDS encoding septal ring lytic transglycosylase RlpA family protein, translating to MQRFTRLYILLLTLGFGLPSCASALHTGSTVKGRASWYGESHQGNRTASGEKFDLNQLTAAHRTLPMGSMVKVTSLSTGKSVTVRINDRGPFTKGRILDVSQAAAQKLGFIQKGTDHIKMEVVSIPGQ from the coding sequence ATGCAAAGATTCACGCGCCTTTACATTCTGCTTTTGACTCTGGGGTTTGGCCTCCCGAGTTGCGCTAGCGCTCTGCACACAGGCAGCACTGTCAAAGGCAGGGCTTCCTGGTATGGCGAAAGCCATCAGGGCAACCGCACCGCCAGCGGCGAGAAATTTGACCTGAATCAGCTGACTGCGGCCCATCGTACATTGCCAATGGGCTCGATGGTGAAAGTCACCAGTCTTAGCACTGGCAAATCCGTCACCGTTCGCATCAATGACCGCGGCCCTTTCACTAAAGGTCGCATCCTTGACGTCTCCCAGGCCGCAGCTCAAAAGCTTGGCTTTATTCAAAAAGGCACGGACCACATCAAGATGGAAGTTGTCTCCATCCCTGGCCAATAA
- a CDS encoding acetyl-CoA hydrolase/transferase C-terminal domain-containing protein → MKPFASIKQAEEYILAKADKELRFAIPLGLGKPNQLVNALYKRAKQQKDLRLTFFTALSLDIPQAKTELESRFTGPFFSRHFGDDYPRLEYLQDLHKNQVPENISLHEFYFQAGTTLENLHAQSNYISLNYTHVAQRILEMNLDGVIQLIAKSKDGRYSLSCNPDLTLDVVDLYSAKGKPFMVIGVVHPDLPFLGGDAEVPADFFEGIVESPEVRHQLFAPPKNAIDDIEHMIALHASRLIKDDGTLQIGIGSLSDALTTSALLRHQNNSLYQEVLRELDRKFTPPSSADIHDGVFTKGLYGTSEMIMDGFMHLRKAGILNRSVQDHEEKALRYLHGAFFLGSKSFYRWLRELSDKDFDGLSMTRVSKVNDLYDPHELALRKQRKNARFFNTCMQMSLLGGAASETLDNGNVVSGVGGQYNFVAMSHELPDSYSVLMMKSVREKKGRRVSNIIWNPPQLTISRHLRDVVITEYGIAFLKGQSDSECIKRLIMIADAQFQDELLTAAQKNKKIDPHWKVPPGARNNTPENLQEFASFAKAKGLFNVFPFGSDFTQVEEKLQGALLNLKEKTKLELIKSLLTGFSVPKEGYAQELERMNLFKPQSVQELLFQKVLLGSFKELVRRYPLQ, encoded by the coding sequence ATGAAACCTTTCGCAAGTATTAAGCAGGCTGAAGAATACATCCTCGCTAAAGCAGACAAAGAATTGCGATTTGCCATTCCCTTGGGCTTAGGCAAACCGAATCAGTTGGTAAATGCTCTTTATAAGCGCGCAAAACAGCAAAAAGATTTGAGGCTGACATTTTTTACCGCGTTGTCTTTGGATATTCCCCAAGCGAAAACAGAGTTGGAATCACGCTTTACCGGTCCCTTTTTTTCCCGACACTTTGGTGACGATTATCCTCGCTTGGAGTATTTGCAGGATCTCCACAAAAATCAGGTGCCCGAAAACATCTCTTTGCATGAATTTTACTTTCAAGCGGGCACGACTTTGGAAAATCTCCATGCACAAAGCAATTACATCAGTCTGAACTACACCCACGTCGCGCAAAGAATTTTGGAAATGAATTTAGATGGCGTGATCCAGTTAATCGCAAAGTCAAAGGATGGACGTTACAGCTTAAGTTGCAATCCGGATCTGACCTTGGATGTCGTGGATCTTTATAGTGCCAAAGGTAAACCCTTCATGGTGATCGGGGTGGTTCATCCTGATCTTCCATTTTTGGGTGGCGATGCCGAGGTGCCAGCAGATTTTTTTGAAGGTATTGTCGAATCCCCAGAGGTTCGCCATCAATTGTTTGCTCCGCCAAAAAATGCCATTGATGATATCGAGCACATGATTGCGCTTCATGCCAGTCGCTTGATTAAAGATGATGGGACACTTCAAATCGGAATTGGTTCTCTGTCGGATGCTTTGACGACCTCGGCTTTGCTGCGTCATCAAAATAACTCCCTCTACCAAGAAGTCCTGAGAGAGCTGGATCGGAAATTTACTCCCCCATCTTCTGCGGATATTCATGATGGAGTATTTACCAAAGGTCTTTACGGAACCAGTGAAATGATTATGGATGGCTTCATGCATCTGCGCAAGGCGGGGATTCTGAATCGCTCGGTTCAGGATCACGAGGAAAAGGCTCTTCGTTACTTGCATGGCGCATTCTTTTTAGGATCTAAGTCTTTTTATCGTTGGTTAAGGGAACTTTCGGATAAAGACTTTGACGGGCTTTCCATGACCCGAGTTTCCAAGGTGAATGATTTATATGATCCGCATGAATTGGCTTTGCGTAAGCAGCGCAAAAACGCCCGTTTCTTCAATACTTGTATGCAAATGAGCCTTTTAGGTGGAGCTGCTTCCGAAACGTTGGATAACGGCAATGTCGTTAGCGGGGTCGGTGGTCAATACAATTTCGTGGCGATGTCTCACGAGTTGCCGGATTCGTATTCAGTTTTGATGATGAAAAGTGTCAGGGAAAAGAAGGGGCGACGGGTGTCCAACATCATTTGGAATCCACCGCAATTGACGATTTCTCGGCATTTGCGCGACGTCGTCATTACCGAATACGGGATCGCATTCCTGAAGGGGCAGAGTGATTCTGAATGCATTAAACGTCTGATTATGATTGCCGATGCTCAATTTCAAGACGAGCTTTTGACGGCAGCTCAGAAGAATAAGAAAATAGATCCGCATTGGAAAGTTCCACCAGGTGCGAGAAACAATACGCCGGAAAATCTGCAGGAGTTCGCAAGCTTTGCCAAAGCCAAGGGGCTATTTAACGTGTTTCCGTTTGGTAGCGATTTTACTCAGGTCGAAGAAAAGCTGCAGGGTGCGCTATTAAACTTAAAAGAAAAGACCAAGCTCGAGTTGATTAAGTCGTTGCTGACAGGATTTAGTGTGCCCAAAGAAGGATATGCACAAGAACTGGAGCGAATGAATTTATTCAAACCCCAGTCCGTGCAGGAACTTCTGTTTCAAAAAGTATTATTGGGCTCATTTAAGGAGCTTGTTCGTCGCTATCCTCTTCAATAG
- a CDS encoding MlaD family protein: MMKNLKATWFVWLFPLFAVILSGYLLLEFYQHRGPEVTITFEEGTRIRPDKTEIRFRGVRVGVVTSVRISDDQKSVEVHARLEKFASDFANEGTKYWLESPRISFEEIRGLDTLVEGSYISAVPGTGSRTKKFVGRSGTELKNPLEETALFKLETRNLDSVSDGDTIFYRGMNVGSVTKVALSKTGQTISVHFRVPWEYARLVRTNTVFWRKAGFQAKLGLFNSFVKMNSVDALLRGGIELATPTNAGPKAKPGTTFALVGEAPKEADKWNPVLE, from the coding sequence ATGATGAAAAATCTTAAAGCTACTTGGTTCGTTTGGTTATTTCCGCTTTTTGCTGTCATCCTGTCTGGATACTTACTGTTGGAATTCTATCAGCATCGCGGTCCCGAAGTGACCATCACCTTTGAAGAAGGCACGCGCATTCGTCCCGACAAAACCGAGATCCGCTTTCGTGGTGTGCGCGTCGGAGTGGTCACAAGCGTACGCATTTCTGATGATCAGAAAAGTGTTGAGGTCCATGCCCGTCTGGAAAAATTTGCGTCTGATTTTGCGAATGAAGGAACCAAATATTGGCTGGAAAGTCCCCGCATCAGCTTCGAAGAAATTCGCGGCCTGGATACCCTGGTGGAGGGAAGTTATATTTCCGCAGTTCCAGGTACTGGCAGCAGAACTAAAAAATTCGTCGGCAGATCTGGGACGGAATTAAAAAATCCTCTGGAAGAGACTGCATTGTTTAAACTGGAAACGCGAAATCTGGATTCCGTCAGTGACGGCGATACGATTTTCTATCGCGGCATGAATGTGGGCTCCGTCACGAAAGTGGCTCTTTCGAAAACCGGGCAAACTATCAGCGTTCACTTTCGTGTTCCGTGGGAGTATGCGCGTCTGGTGCGGACCAACACAGTATTTTGGCGCAAGGCTGGATTCCAGGCAAAGTTAGGACTATTCAATTCTTTTGTAAAAATGAATTCCGTAGATGCACTTTTGCGTGGTGGGATTGAACTGGCGACACCAACGAATGCGGGCCCGAAAGCCAAGCCAGGAACTACTTTCGCTTTGGTGGGTGAAGCCCCCAAAGAAGCCGACAAATGGAATCCTGTTTTAGAGTGA
- a CDS encoding TIGR02147 family protein translates to MTKAEILKYKDYRQFLADYNAWKSQNKVGWSLTVWTRQLGLSHPSALSMILNRKRHIGDKLADSISDYFEFNENEKTHFSNLVKYEKSIDSNHLRIMVLNELQGEKNNAIARFVLNEGNKLQKFENRAQLVAALSPILGMSPEDLIALEARTPEAPDAKAMHLEVVKILERSYDVVPKAKRQYAATFMRMKAERMEEAIAKLRAFQKEFIAEFDCEDADQLVCFQNSLFSMINEEGTESGPQLPHHKKN, encoded by the coding sequence ATGACAAAGGCTGAAATCCTTAAATACAAAGACTACAGGCAGTTTCTTGCAGACTACAATGCCTGGAAGAGTCAGAATAAAGTAGGGTGGAGTTTGACGGTATGGACTCGTCAACTGGGGCTTTCCCATCCCTCGGCATTGTCTATGATCCTAAATCGCAAGCGCCATATCGGCGATAAGCTTGCGGATTCCATTTCAGACTATTTTGAATTTAACGAAAACGAAAAAACGCACTTTTCAAATCTGGTGAAGTATGAAAAGTCCATCGATAGCAATCATTTGCGTATCATGGTTTTAAACGAGCTTCAGGGTGAAAAGAATAATGCCATCGCACGCTTCGTCTTGAACGAAGGTAATAAGCTGCAAAAGTTCGAAAATCGCGCGCAGCTGGTGGCGGCCTTGTCTCCCATCCTGGGTATGAGCCCTGAGGATTTGATTGCCTTGGAGGCTCGCACGCCAGAGGCACCGGATGCGAAGGCTATGCATCTGGAGGTCGTAAAGATTCTGGAACGCTCTTATGATGTTGTGCCAAAGGCAAAACGTCAGTATGCGGCAACCTTTATGCGTATGAAGGCTGAGCGCATGGAAGAAGCGATTGCAAAGTTACGTGCTTTTCAAAAAGAGTTTATCGCAGAGTTTGATTGTGAAGACGCTGATCAATTGGTATGTTTTCAGAACTCGCTATTTTCTATGATCAATGAAGAGGGGACCGAGAGTGGTCCCCAATTACCACACCATAAAAAGAACTAA
- a CDS encoding thermonuclease family protein produces the protein MKSLRCLLSLLIFFPTLVLAYTLHGTVVNVHDGDTLTVQSGNDRFKVRFLGVDTPEVDYFGNTQGEPADVARDFVAGLVPVGSNITVIYDENGHDKHNRILGRVIYNDVEVNLEILKEGWGYMYFIYPFEKGLITAYSQASKFAVDNQRGLFSARYSNVLAPYDFRMKSRNLTGTNFVGDIETKMLYYPEDSYKIPVWRRAFFSDKNLAYNNGYKFF, from the coding sequence ATGAAATCACTTCGCTGCCTTTTATCTCTTCTCATTTTCTTTCCGACCCTTGTATTAGCCTACACCCTGCACGGCACCGTGGTGAACGTTCATGACGGTGATACACTGACAGTTCAGTCTGGCAATGATCGCTTCAAGGTGCGCTTCCTGGGCGTTGATACGCCGGAAGTCGACTACTTCGGCAACACCCAAGGTGAGCCGGCTGACGTGGCCCGTGATTTCGTTGCAGGTCTGGTACCAGTGGGAAGCAATATCACGGTCATTTATGACGAGAACGGCCACGACAAACACAACCGTATCCTGGGCCGAGTGATTTATAACGATGTTGAAGTGAATCTGGAAATCCTGAAAGAGGGCTGGGGCTACATGTACTTCATCTACCCTTTTGAAAAGGGTTTGATCACGGCTTACAGCCAAGCTTCCAAGTTCGCCGTGGATAACCAAAGAGGTTTGTTTTCTGCGCGCTACTCGAATGTCCTTGCGCCCTATGATTTCCGTATGAAATCACGCAACCTGACCGGCACTAATTTTGTCGGAGATATCGAAACTAAAATGCTTTACTATCCGGAAGACAGTTACAAGATTCCGGTTTGGCGCAGAGCCTTTTTCTCGGATAAGAACCTAGCTTACAACAATGGTTACAAGTTCTTCTAA
- a CDS encoding paraquat-inducible protein A, protein MNRLAIFSSPEVSLAFALSALILYIPANIFPFMTLEVYGNKNTATIWEGIVTMSDTGSWGIAAIIFLASMVIPLAKLLILFYLGLTAKSSAHRKFRTRLYNTVEAIGRWSMLDIYLLAVLVAIMKMGPWAHAEPGLGSWMFALVVIFTMISSAYFDPSTIWNDSYDEKS, encoded by the coding sequence ATGAATCGTCTTGCTATATTTTCTTCTCCAGAAGTAAGTCTGGCATTCGCTTTATCTGCATTAATTCTTTATATTCCCGCCAATATATTTCCGTTCATGACCTTAGAGGTCTATGGAAACAAAAATACAGCAACGATCTGGGAAGGAATTGTCACGATGAGTGACACTGGTTCCTGGGGCATTGCCGCCATCATATTCCTGGCCAGCATGGTTATTCCACTCGCGAAACTTTTGATTTTATTTTATCTGGGATTGACTGCAAAAAGCTCTGCTCACCGAAAGTTCCGAACGCGTTTGTATAATACGGTGGAAGCCATTGGACGCTGGTCAATGCTGGATATTTATCTTTTAGCCGTGCTGGTAGCGATCATGAAAATGGGGCCCTGGGCTCATGCTGAACCTGGCCTCGGCTCTTGGATGTTTGCACTTGTGGTGATCTTTACAATGATTTCTTCCGCCTACTTTGATCCTTCAACAATATGGAACGATTCGTATGATGAAAAATCTTAA